The following coding sequences lie in one Arachis stenosperma cultivar V10309 chromosome 5, arast.V10309.gnm1.PFL2, whole genome shotgun sequence genomic window:
- the LOC130980464 gene encoding uncharacterized protein LOC130980464: protein MVDSTSDSQLNQCEVDYEFESNEVPEPLSVVDDQFVPKVGMTFTTLEDAEKVYRNYAKAAGFSTRHRELSMSIRRTIENNEEAGIRLSKTYQSFVAAARGHRELNFIEKDVRNYITREVREAWVCLKTHLIGIEMIFC from the exons atggttGATTCAACGTCAGATTCTCAGCTGAATCAGTGTGAAgtggattatgaatttgaatctaacgaagttcctgag cctCTCTCAGTTGTTGATGACCAGTTTGTTCCAAAGGTTGGAATGACCTTTaccacccttgaagatgctgAAAAAGTTTACAGGAACTACGCCAAGGCTGCAGGAttttctacaaga cacagggaactaagcatgtcTATTCGTCGTACAATAGAGAATAACGAGGAGGCTGGTATTAGACTAAGCAAAACttaccaatcatttgttgcggCTGCCAGGGGTCATcgcgagttaaattttattgaaaaggaTGTGAGGAATTACATTACGAGAGAAGTGCGAGAAGCGTGGGTGTGCTTAAAGACTCATTTGATAGGAATTGAAATGATTTTCTGCTGA
- the LOC130981953 gene encoding homeobox protein HD1: protein MMQEPSLGMMGGGEMSSATGSGGEQQQRQLKAEIATHPLYEQVLAAHVACLRVATPIDQLPLIDAQLSQSHHVLRSYVSQHTLSLSPHDRQDLDNFLAQYLIVLCTFKEQLQQHVRVHAVEAVMACRDIENTLQALTGVSLGEGSGATMSDDEDEFQMDFCLDQSSGGGGGDDMMGFGPLLPTESERSLMERVRQELKIELKQGFKSRIEDVREEILRKRRAGKLPGDTTSVLKNWWQQHAKWPYPTEDDKAKLVEETGLQLKQINNWFINQRKRNWHSNSQSVTSLKSKRKRM from the exons ATGATGCAAGAACCAAGCTTGGGTATGATGGGCGGAGGAGAGATGTCTTCAGCAACAGGGTCCGGCGGCGAGCAGCAACAGCGGCAGCTGAAGGCGGAGATAGCAACACACCCGCTGTACGAGCAGGTTCTGGCAGCACACGTGGCGTGCCTGAGAGTTGCAACGCCAATAGACCAGCTTCCACTTATAGACGCACAGCTATCACAATCACACCATGTTCTTCGCTCCTAtgtctctcaacacacactctctctctctcctcacgACCGTCAAGACCTTGATAATTTCCTC GCTCAGTACTTGATAGTGTTGTGTACTTTCAAAGAGCAGCTTCAGCAACATGTCAGAGTCCATGCCGTCGAGGCTGTCATGGCCTGCCGTGATATTGAAAATACCTTGCAAGCTCTCACCG GAGTGAGCCTGGGAGAAGGAAGTGGGGCAACAATGTCAGATGATGAAGATGAATTTCAGATGGATTTCTGTTTGGATCAGTcgagtggtggtggtggtggtgatgacATGATGGGATTTGGTCCCTTACTCCCTACGGAATCAGAAAGGTCACTGATGGAAAGAGTCCGTCAAGAACTCAAGATTGAGCTGAAGCAAGGATTCAAGTCAAGGATTGAAGATGTTAGGGAAGAAATCCTGAGGAAACGTAGAGCTGGCAAATTACCCGGTGACACCACTTCTGTCTTGAAGAACTGGTGGCAGCAGCATGCTAAGTGGCCTTATCCAact GAAGATGACAAGGCAAAACTAGTGGAGGAGACAGGGTTGCAGCTGAAGCAAATCAACAACTGGTTCATCAACCAAAGGAAACGCAATTGGCACAGCAACTCTCAATCAGTTACCTCCCTCAAGTCCAAGCGCAAAAG AATGTAA